In Oreochromis niloticus isolate F11D_XX linkage group LG18, O_niloticus_UMD_NMBU, whole genome shotgun sequence, one genomic interval encodes:
- the LOC100709384 gene encoding tetratricopeptide repeat protein 39C isoform X3 — protein MEAKYILKQREAIYPNSSLFMFFKGRVQRLECEISSALTSFSSALDLASDQREIQHVCLYEIGWCSMIELNYREAYRAFDRLATESRWSQCYYAYLTGVCQGATGDLEGAVAVFKDVQKLFKRKNNQIEMFSTKRSEKLKSSSISKELCILSVIEILYLWKALPNCSNAKLQTMAQVLQGIDDASCAGLKNLLLGAISKCLHNTKDAIQYFQLAARDEGGRLSNSYVQPYSCYELACVLLNSPESAGKGRMLMLQAKEDYAGYDFENRLHVRIHSALASMTASAQP, from the exons ATGGAAGCCAAATACATTCTTAAACAAAGAGAGGCAATCTATCCCAACTCCTCCCTCTTCATGTTTTTCAAAGGCAGAGTTCAACGCCTTGAG TGCGAGATCAGTAGTGCCTTGACGTCCTTCAGTAGTGCCTTGGATCTGGCCTCTGACCAAAGGGAGATTCAGCACGTTTGTTTATATGAAATAG GCTGGTGCAGCATGATCGAACTGAACTACAGAGAAGCCTACAGAGCATTTGACAGATTGGCGACTGAATCTCGCTGGTCCCAGTGCTATTACGCCTATTTAACTGGAG TGTGCCAAGGAGCCACTGGTGATCTGGAAGGAGCCGTTGCTGTTTTCAAGGACGTTCAAAAACTTTTCAAACGCAAGAATAATCAGATAGAAATGTTTTCCACGAAAAGG TCTGAGAAGCTAAAGAGCTCCAGTATATCCAAAGAACTCTGCATCCTATCAGTGATTGAGATTCTGTATCTGTGGAAAGCTCTGCCCAATTGCTCCAATGCCAAGCTGCAGACGATGGCCCAAG TGTTACAGGGGATTGACGACGCCTCGTGTGCAGGCCTGAAAAACCTCCTTCTTGGTGCCATAAGCAAATGTCTACATAATACCAAAGATGCCATTCAG TATTTTCAGCTGGCTGCAAGGGATGAGGGGGGGCGTCTGAGCAACTCTTATGTGCAGCCCTACTCTTGCTATGAACTGGCCTGTGTGCTGCTGAATTCCCCAGAG tctGCGGGGAAGGGCCGAATGCTAATGCTTCAGGCCAAG GAGGACTACGCTGGCTATGACTTTGAGAACCGACTCCACGTTCGTATTCATTCAGCTCTCGCCTCTATGACGGCCTCTGCCCAGCCTTGA
- the LOC100709384 gene encoding tetratricopeptide repeat protein 39C isoform X1, giving the protein MADAKEPAPASVEEETDSINDAELALKGINMLLNNGFKESDELFRTYRNHSPLMSFGASFVSFLNAMMTFEEEKMQMAFQDLKATERLCESENMGVIETIKSKIKRNMDSQRSGVAAVDRLQRQIIIADCQVYLAVLSFIKQELSSYIKGGWILRKAWKMYNKCYNDITRLQEGSRRRGSEQQATPSSSSGSALSHHSRSPSPGSSPSQRLDGISPEALDRLKGSVSFGYGLFHLCISMVPPHLLKIVNLLGFPGDRHQGLSALTYASESKDMKAPLATLALLWYHTVVLPFFALDGTDTQSGLMEAKYILKQREAIYPNSSLFMFFKGRVQRLECEISSALTSFSSALDLASDQREIQHVCLYEIGWCSMIELNYREAYRAFDRLATESRWSQCYYAYLTGVCQGATGDLEGAVAVFKDVQKLFKRKNNQIEMFSTKRSEKLKSSSISKELCILSVIEILYLWKALPNCSNAKLQTMAQVLQGIDDASCAGLKNLLLGAISKCLHNTKDAIQYFQLAARDEGGRLSNSYVQPYSCYELACVLLNSPESAGKGRMLMLQAKEDYAGYDFENRLHVRIHSALASMTASAQP; this is encoded by the exons ATGGCGGACGCAAAGGAGCCAGCCCCGGCGAGCGTGGAGGAGGAGACGGACAGTATAAACGACGCAGAGCTGGCTCTGAAGGGAATCAACATGCTGCTCAACAATGGATTCAAAGAGAGCGACGAGCTCTTCAGAACATACAG GAACCACAGTCCTTTGATGAGTTTCGGTGCCAGTTTTGTGAGTTTTCTG AATGCCATGATGACTTTTGAAGAGGAGAAAATGCAAATGGCTTTTCAGGACCTCAAGGCTACAGAGAGactgtgtgagagtgaaaacaTGGGCGTCATTGAGACCATTAAAAGCAAGATCAAGCGCAAT ATGGACTCTCAGAGGTCAGGGGTGGCTGCAGTGGACCGACTCCAGAGGCAGATCATCATTGCAGACTGCCAGGTTTACCTGGCGGTTCTATCTTTTATCAAACAAGAGCTGTCAT CATATATCAAAGGAGGCTGGATCCTCCGTAAAGCTTGGAAGATGTACAACAAATGTTACAACGACATCACACGTCTACAAgaaggcagcaggaggaggggCTCTGAACAGCAAGCGACGCCGTCTTCATCGTCCGGCTCTGCTCTGTCCCACCACAGTCGCTCTCCCTCACCTGGGTCGAGTCCATCACAGAGACTGGATGGCATCAGCCCCGAGGCTCTGGATCGGCTGAAAGGTTCAGTCAGTTTTGGTTATGGTCTTTTCCACCTCTGTATATCGATGGTGCCACCGCACCTACTGAAGATCGTCAATCTGCTGGGCTTTCCCGGAGACCGCCATCAGGGCCTGTCAGCACTCACTTACGCTAGTGAAAGTAAGGACATGAAGGCCCCCTTAGCTAC CTTGGCTCTGTTGTGGTACCACACAGTAGTGCTGCCCTTCTTTGCTCTGGAtggcacagacacacagtcagGCCTAATGGAAGCCAAATACATTCTTAAACAAAGAGAGGCAATCTATCCCAACTCCTCCCTCTTCATGTTTTTCAAAGGCAGAGTTCAACGCCTTGAG TGCGAGATCAGTAGTGCCTTGACGTCCTTCAGTAGTGCCTTGGATCTGGCCTCTGACCAAAGGGAGATTCAGCACGTTTGTTTATATGAAATAG GCTGGTGCAGCATGATCGAACTGAACTACAGAGAAGCCTACAGAGCATTTGACAGATTGGCGACTGAATCTCGCTGGTCCCAGTGCTATTACGCCTATTTAACTGGAG TGTGCCAAGGAGCCACTGGTGATCTGGAAGGAGCCGTTGCTGTTTTCAAGGACGTTCAAAAACTTTTCAAACGCAAGAATAATCAGATAGAAATGTTTTCCACGAAAAGG TCTGAGAAGCTAAAGAGCTCCAGTATATCCAAAGAACTCTGCATCCTATCAGTGATTGAGATTCTGTATCTGTGGAAAGCTCTGCCCAATTGCTCCAATGCCAAGCTGCAGACGATGGCCCAAG TGTTACAGGGGATTGACGACGCCTCGTGTGCAGGCCTGAAAAACCTCCTTCTTGGTGCCATAAGCAAATGTCTACATAATACCAAAGATGCCATTCAG TATTTTCAGCTGGCTGCAAGGGATGAGGGGGGGCGTCTGAGCAACTCTTATGTGCAGCCCTACTCTTGCTATGAACTGGCCTGTGTGCTGCTGAATTCCCCAGAG tctGCGGGGAAGGGCCGAATGCTAATGCTTCAGGCCAAG GAGGACTACGCTGGCTATGACTTTGAGAACCGACTCCACGTTCGTATTCATTCAGCTCTCGCCTCTATGACGGCCTCTGCCCAGCCTTGA
- the LOC100709384 gene encoding tetratricopeptide repeat protein 39C isoform X2, whose protein sequence is MADAKEPAPASVEEETDSINDAELALKGINMLLNNGFKESDELFRTYRNHSPLMSFGASFVSFLNAMMTFEEEKMQMAFQDLKATERLCESENMGVIETIKSKIKRNMDSQRSGVAAVDRLQRQIIIADCQVYLAVLSFIKQELSSYIKGGWILRKAWKMYNKCYNDITRLQEGSRRRGSEQQATPSSSSGSALSHHSRSPSPGSSPSQRLDGISPEALDRLKGSVSFGYGLFHLCISMVPPHLLKIVNLLGFPGDRHQGLSALTYASESKDMKAPLATLALLWYHTVVLPFFALDGTDTQSGLMEAKYILKQREAIYPNSSLFMFFKGRVQRLECEISSALTSFSSALDLASDQREIQHVCLYEIGWCSMIELNYREAYRAFDRLATESRWSQCYYAYLTGVCQGATGDLEGAVAVFKDVQKLFKRKNNQIEMFSTKRSEKLKSSSISKELCILSVIEILYLWKALPNCSNAKLQTMAQVLQGIDDASCAGLKNLLLGAISKCLHNTKDAIQYFQLAARDEGGRLSNSYVQPYSCYELACVLLNSPESAGKGRMLMLQAKQSSFHCF, encoded by the exons ATGGCGGACGCAAAGGAGCCAGCCCCGGCGAGCGTGGAGGAGGAGACGGACAGTATAAACGACGCAGAGCTGGCTCTGAAGGGAATCAACATGCTGCTCAACAATGGATTCAAAGAGAGCGACGAGCTCTTCAGAACATACAG GAACCACAGTCCTTTGATGAGTTTCGGTGCCAGTTTTGTGAGTTTTCTG AATGCCATGATGACTTTTGAAGAGGAGAAAATGCAAATGGCTTTTCAGGACCTCAAGGCTACAGAGAGactgtgtgagagtgaaaacaTGGGCGTCATTGAGACCATTAAAAGCAAGATCAAGCGCAAT ATGGACTCTCAGAGGTCAGGGGTGGCTGCAGTGGACCGACTCCAGAGGCAGATCATCATTGCAGACTGCCAGGTTTACCTGGCGGTTCTATCTTTTATCAAACAAGAGCTGTCAT CATATATCAAAGGAGGCTGGATCCTCCGTAAAGCTTGGAAGATGTACAACAAATGTTACAACGACATCACACGTCTACAAgaaggcagcaggaggaggggCTCTGAACAGCAAGCGACGCCGTCTTCATCGTCCGGCTCTGCTCTGTCCCACCACAGTCGCTCTCCCTCACCTGGGTCGAGTCCATCACAGAGACTGGATGGCATCAGCCCCGAGGCTCTGGATCGGCTGAAAGGTTCAGTCAGTTTTGGTTATGGTCTTTTCCACCTCTGTATATCGATGGTGCCACCGCACCTACTGAAGATCGTCAATCTGCTGGGCTTTCCCGGAGACCGCCATCAGGGCCTGTCAGCACTCACTTACGCTAGTGAAAGTAAGGACATGAAGGCCCCCTTAGCTAC CTTGGCTCTGTTGTGGTACCACACAGTAGTGCTGCCCTTCTTTGCTCTGGAtggcacagacacacagtcagGCCTAATGGAAGCCAAATACATTCTTAAACAAAGAGAGGCAATCTATCCCAACTCCTCCCTCTTCATGTTTTTCAAAGGCAGAGTTCAACGCCTTGAG TGCGAGATCAGTAGTGCCTTGACGTCCTTCAGTAGTGCCTTGGATCTGGCCTCTGACCAAAGGGAGATTCAGCACGTTTGTTTATATGAAATAG GCTGGTGCAGCATGATCGAACTGAACTACAGAGAAGCCTACAGAGCATTTGACAGATTGGCGACTGAATCTCGCTGGTCCCAGTGCTATTACGCCTATTTAACTGGAG TGTGCCAAGGAGCCACTGGTGATCTGGAAGGAGCCGTTGCTGTTTTCAAGGACGTTCAAAAACTTTTCAAACGCAAGAATAATCAGATAGAAATGTTTTCCACGAAAAGG TCTGAGAAGCTAAAGAGCTCCAGTATATCCAAAGAACTCTGCATCCTATCAGTGATTGAGATTCTGTATCTGTGGAAAGCTCTGCCCAATTGCTCCAATGCCAAGCTGCAGACGATGGCCCAAG TGTTACAGGGGATTGACGACGCCTCGTGTGCAGGCCTGAAAAACCTCCTTCTTGGTGCCATAAGCAAATGTCTACATAATACCAAAGATGCCATTCAG TATTTTCAGCTGGCTGCAAGGGATGAGGGGGGGCGTCTGAGCAACTCTTATGTGCAGCCCTACTCTTGCTATGAACTGGCCTGTGTGCTGCTGAATTCCCCAGAG tctGCGGGGAAGGGCCGAATGCTAATGCTTCAGGCCAAG CAGTCTAGCTTCCACTGTTTTTAA